From a single Streptomyces liliifuscus genomic region:
- a CDS encoding SGNH/GDSL hydrolase family protein, which produces MTTRVACLGDSLTRAQLSVDYLDLLERRHPPGDVRLARFGANGDFAYNLSRRLDAVVADPPDVITVLIGTNDARASLAGYPIERAMKRKQLPERPSAGWFQQCLGTIVERLRTETGATIGLLSLPVLGQQLDGAAAQASQAYSRMIAEIATTNAATYLPLHERQIEELRQADPPPIPYRELTPVAGASVLARHVVLRRSLDTISRRRGLVLTTDHIHQNSRGAALVAEVIDTFLPARST; this is translated from the coding sequence GTGACGACACGCGTCGCGTGCCTCGGCGACAGCCTCACCCGCGCACAGCTCAGCGTCGACTACCTGGACCTTCTCGAACGACGCCACCCTCCCGGCGATGTACGGCTCGCCCGCTTCGGCGCCAACGGCGACTTCGCCTACAACCTCTCGCGGCGCCTCGATGCCGTCGTCGCGGACCCACCCGACGTGATCACCGTGTTGATCGGGACCAACGACGCCCGAGCGAGCCTCGCCGGCTACCCCATCGAGCGGGCCATGAAGCGCAAACAACTCCCCGAGCGCCCATCGGCCGGCTGGTTCCAGCAGTGCCTGGGAACCATCGTCGAACGGCTGCGAACGGAGACCGGCGCAACGATCGGTCTGCTGTCGCTCCCGGTCCTCGGCCAACAACTCGACGGAGCAGCGGCGCAGGCATCGCAGGCGTACAGCCGGATGATCGCCGAGATTGCCACCACCAACGCGGCGACCTACCTTCCGCTCCACGAACGCCAGATCGAGGAACTACGCCAAGCGGACCCGCCCCCGATCCCGTACCGGGAGCTGACGCCCGTGGCGGGCGCCAGCGTCCTCGCCCGGCACGTCGTGCTGCGCCGCAGCCTCGACACGATCTCGCGGCGCCGAGGTCTTGTGCTCACGACCGACCACATCCACCAGAACAGCCGCGGCGCCGCCCTTGTCGCCGAGGTCATCGACACCTTTCTGCCGGCCCGGAGCACGTAG
- a CDS encoding WD40 repeat domain-containing protein, protein MTVESIPVEAEPKALVWQGDELVSGCGRRWGRDGVERTVASAWSFPFDAGITSVSGPYSAVYQERGIEGVLLERERVVRELNRSDYQAENYDYPLALGALGDGREVVVHCPDEYNMLEIEDAASGERLTAGTREPRDVFHSRLSLSPDGRYLLAVGWFWHPFGVAMVYDTALALTDPATLDGEGLLPTEAVMNGEVTAGCWLDGDRLVLATGGEGRSGEEDSTLPARHLGVWSVSEGRWLHRNLIADAEPGVLLLPRGDHVISLLGHPRLLDTATGRLVAEWPEVGVPVKATCFGVTHIPSPVAALHPDGTRLAIAQAESIALITLP, encoded by the coding sequence ATGACCGTGGAGTCGATACCGGTAGAGGCTGAGCCGAAAGCGCTGGTATGGCAAGGCGACGAACTGGTCTCCGGATGCGGTCGGCGCTGGGGCCGCGACGGGGTGGAGCGGACGGTGGCCTCCGCGTGGAGCTTTCCGTTCGACGCCGGGATCACCTCGGTCTCAGGGCCGTACTCCGCGGTGTACCAGGAACGTGGCATCGAGGGGGTGTTGCTCGAACGAGAACGGGTCGTGCGGGAGCTGAACCGCAGCGACTACCAGGCGGAGAACTACGACTACCCGCTCGCCCTGGGCGCATTGGGTGACGGGCGCGAGGTCGTCGTGCACTGCCCCGACGAGTACAACATGCTCGAGATCGAGGATGCGGCGAGTGGCGAGCGGCTGACCGCCGGCACGCGTGAGCCGAGGGACGTCTTCCACTCCAGGCTCAGCCTGAGCCCGGACGGCCGGTACCTGCTCGCGGTCGGATGGTTTTGGCATCCCTTCGGGGTCGCCATGGTCTACGACACGGCGCTCGCGCTCACCGACCCCGCAACTCTGGACGGCGAGGGTCTGCTGCCGACAGAGGCGGTCATGAACGGCGAGGTGACAGCGGGCTGCTGGCTCGACGGCGATCGGCTGGTACTGGCGACGGGGGGCGAAGGGCGAAGCGGCGAAGAGGATTCCACGCTTCCGGCTCGCCACCTCGGTGTGTGGTCGGTGTCCGAGGGACGGTGGCTCCACCGCAACCTGATCGCCGATGCCGAGCCGGGTGTCCTGCTCCTGCCCCGCGGCGATCACGTGATCTCACTCCTCGGCCACCCGCGACTGCTCGACACGGCTACCGGGCGCCTCGTTGCGGAATGGCCCGAGGTCGGCGTACCCGTCAAGGCCACATGCTTCGGCGTCACCCACATCCCCTCTCCCGTGGCCGCCCTCCACCCCGACGGCACCCGGCTGGCCATCGCACAGGCAGAAAGCATCGCCCTCATCACGCTCCCGTGA
- a CDS encoding alpha/beta hydrolase: MALSLDPEIAEALAPMAGAMADATPPAVGDIPARRAMWEPIIGAAGTAQPIPADVKTSEHHTTADDGTHIRMRWYVKDGAKPGPAVLFFHGGGYIFGHIDLFDGPVSRYVSSSGVPMLSVEYRRAPEHPFPTPLEDAYTALRWLHEHAAELGVDANRIGVMGDSAGGGMAAALTILARERGGPRIARQILLMPMLDDRTTTPDPHIASYALWSYDDSLTAWPALLGEAAGGPDVPATAAPARLGDATGLPPAYIEVGQLDVFRDEDTAYATKLSRAGVPVEFHLHPGAPHEFDSIAFDSDVARRAIADRVRVLKSI, encoded by the coding sequence ATGGCACTCAGTCTGGATCCCGAAATCGCCGAGGCGCTGGCCCCGATGGCCGGCGCGATGGCGGACGCCACACCACCGGCAGTGGGGGACATCCCGGCGCGGCGCGCCATGTGGGAGCCCATCATCGGCGCTGCGGGAACGGCCCAACCGATCCCGGCCGACGTGAAGACCAGCGAGCACCACACGACCGCCGACGACGGCACACACATCAGAATGCGCTGGTACGTCAAGGACGGCGCCAAGCCCGGCCCGGCCGTGCTGTTCTTCCACGGCGGCGGATACATCTTCGGGCACATCGACCTGTTCGACGGCCCGGTCTCCCGCTACGTGTCCTCCAGCGGCGTGCCGATGCTGTCGGTCGAGTACCGCCGCGCCCCCGAGCACCCCTTCCCGACTCCGCTCGAAGACGCCTACACCGCACTGCGCTGGCTGCACGAGCACGCAGCCGAACTCGGCGTCGACGCCAACCGCATCGGCGTGATGGGCGACAGCGCCGGAGGCGGTATGGCCGCGGCACTGACGATCCTCGCCCGCGAGCGCGGCGGCCCGCGGATCGCCCGGCAGATCCTGCTCATGCCGATGCTCGACGACCGCACCACCACCCCCGATCCGCACATCGCGTCCTACGCGCTGTGGTCCTACGACGACAGCCTCACCGCATGGCCGGCCCTGCTCGGCGAGGCCGCAGGCGGGCCCGACGTCCCGGCCACGGCGGCCCCGGCCCGGCTCGGGGACGCGACCGGCCTGCCTCCGGCCTACATAGAGGTCGGCCAGCTCGACGTCTTCCGCGACGAGGACACCGCCTACGCGACCAAGCTCAGCCGCGCCGGCGTGCCGGTGGAGTTCCACCTCCACCCCGGCGCCCCGCACGAGTTCGACTCCATCGCCTTCGACTCCGACGTCGCGCGGCGTGCCATCGCCGATCGGGTCCGGGTCCTCAAGTCGATCTGA
- a CDS encoding NADP-dependent oxidoreductase produces the protein MKAVRFHEYGDPGVLRYEDVEQPVPGAGEVRIRVAATSFNPVDGNIRGGFMRGPIPVVLPHTPGIDVAGTVDALGEGVDGIAVGDDVIGFLPMDGNGAAAEYVLAPAEVLTPAPKSVPLPDAAALPIVGLTAWQALFDHAKLTAGQRVLINGAGGAVGGYAVQLAKGADAHVIATVGPRSREAVESAGADEIIDHTTTGVTAAVTEPVDVVLNLAPVDPAELAALVTLVRPGGVVVNTTVWMPAPTDEERGVRGIDLFVRSDANQLSRLVALIDRGELRVDVAERVPLAELSALHARAAEGAVHGKVIVVPPVA, from the coding sequence ATGAAGGCAGTACGTTTCCACGAGTACGGCGACCCCGGCGTCCTGCGCTACGAGGACGTGGAGCAGCCCGTCCCCGGGGCCGGTGAGGTCCGGATCCGCGTCGCGGCGACGTCGTTCAACCCCGTCGACGGCAACATCCGCGGCGGCTTCATGCGTGGCCCCATCCCGGTGGTGCTGCCGCACACTCCCGGCATCGACGTCGCCGGCACGGTCGACGCGCTGGGCGAGGGCGTGGACGGCATAGCGGTCGGCGACGACGTCATCGGCTTCCTGCCGATGGACGGGAACGGTGCTGCCGCGGAGTACGTCCTCGCGCCGGCCGAGGTCCTGACGCCGGCTCCCAAGAGCGTCCCCCTGCCCGACGCCGCCGCCCTGCCGATCGTGGGCCTCACCGCGTGGCAGGCGCTGTTCGACCACGCCAAGCTGACGGCCGGGCAACGCGTGCTGATCAACGGCGCCGGTGGAGCGGTCGGCGGCTACGCCGTGCAACTGGCCAAGGGAGCCGATGCCCATGTGATCGCCACGGTCGGCCCGCGCAGCCGCGAGGCGGTCGAGTCGGCCGGCGCCGACGAGATCATCGACCACACCACCACCGGGGTGACCGCGGCGGTGACCGAGCCGGTCGACGTCGTGCTCAACCTCGCACCGGTCGACCCGGCCGAGCTGGCCGCGCTCGTCACGCTGGTCCGTCCGGGCGGCGTCGTGGTGAACACGACGGTGTGGATGCCCGCGCCCACCGACGAGGAGCGCGGCGTACGCGGCATCGACCTGTTCGTCCGCAGCGACGCCAACCAGCTGTCGCGGCTCGTAGCGCTGATCGACCGCGGGGAGCTGCGCGTCGACGTTGCCGAGCGGGTGCCGCTGGCCGAGCTCTCGGCGCTCCACGCCCGGGCCGCCGAAGGCGCGGTGCACGGCAAGGTCATCGTCGTCCCGCCTGTTGCCTGA
- a CDS encoding MarR family winged helix-turn-helix transcriptional regulator yields the protein MPDSPPSLDPVQLGAYFDLVEVTSLLRHAVEQQLRETGDLSYVQFQLLARLGDSPTGSHRMTDLADGVVYSRSGLTYQVGLLEKEGLAVRAPSPDDERSITVTITDAGRELLAKVLPGHVEVVSGLLFEPLSRDDAKTLAGLLAPVRDHMRSTPPRSAAPRRRKGGA from the coding sequence ATGCCTGATTCACCGCCGTCGCTCGACCCCGTGCAGCTCGGTGCCTACTTCGACCTCGTCGAGGTGACCAGCCTGCTCCGGCATGCGGTCGAGCAGCAGCTGCGCGAGACCGGCGATCTCAGCTATGTGCAGTTCCAACTGCTGGCCCGCCTCGGAGACTCGCCGACGGGCAGCCATCGCATGACCGACCTGGCCGACGGCGTCGTCTACAGCCGCAGTGGCCTGACCTACCAGGTAGGTCTGCTCGAAAAGGAGGGCCTGGCCGTCCGCGCTCCCTCGCCCGACGACGAGCGGAGCATCACCGTCACCATCACCGATGCCGGGCGCGAGCTGCTTGCGAAGGTGCTGCCGGGTCACGTCGAGGTGGTCAGCGGCCTCCTGTTCGAGCCGCTTTCGCGCGACGACGCCAAGACTCTCGCAGGCCTGCTGGCCCCGGTGCGCGACCACATGCGCTCGACGCCACCTCGCTCGGCCGCGCCTCGCCGCCGCAAAGGTGGAGCATAA
- a CDS encoding cupin domain-containing protein — MSEPLTTPGEGFHPHLHDTAGHEATPLRTRLHHIRADALDGDTAQTGGMRRFAAISGNTVGSEKLWMGQTHVAPSTSSSDHHHGESETAIHVVSGHPEFVFLDDSGPQPEEVRLRTSPGDYIFVPPFVPHREENPDPAEEAVVVIARSTQEAIVVNLPHLYVLGREGD, encoded by the coding sequence ATGAGCGAGCCGTTGACGACCCCCGGCGAAGGATTCCACCCTCACCTGCACGACACCGCGGGGCATGAGGCAACGCCCCTGCGCACCCGGCTGCACCACATCCGCGCCGACGCGCTCGACGGCGACACCGCCCAGACCGGCGGGATGCGCCGCTTCGCCGCCATCAGCGGCAACACGGTCGGCTCCGAGAAGCTGTGGATGGGCCAGACCCACGTCGCCCCCTCCACCTCGTCCTCCGACCACCACCACGGTGAGTCCGAGACAGCCATCCATGTCGTCAGCGGACACCCCGAGTTCGTCTTCCTCGACGACTCGGGCCCACAGCCCGAAGAGGTACGGCTGCGCACCTCCCCGGGCGACTACATCTTCGTCCCCCCGTTCGTCCCGCACCGCGAGGAGAACCCCGATCCCGCCGAGGAGGCGGTGGTCGTCATCGCGCGCAGCACCCAGGAGGCGATCGTGGTCAACCTGCCGCACCTGTACGTACTGGGGCGCGAGGGAGACTGA
- a CDS encoding RrF2 family transcriptional regulator has translation MHISAKADYATRALLELAREPARPLTCEAIASSQQIPFRFLKSVVGELRKAGLVRSQRGCEGGYWLGRSADEITLLDVARAVDGELITLRGESLTGLDYPGPAAGLPGVWRRIEADAAAILGGTTLTALLPTDAGSQLSRKGAA, from the coding sequence ATGCATATCTCCGCGAAGGCGGACTACGCCACGCGGGCCCTCCTGGAGCTCGCCCGCGAACCTGCCCGCCCCCTCACGTGCGAGGCCATCGCCTCCTCGCAGCAGATCCCGTTCCGCTTTCTGAAGTCCGTGGTGGGCGAGCTGCGGAAGGCCGGTCTGGTGCGCAGCCAGCGCGGCTGCGAGGGCGGTTACTGGCTCGGCCGGTCCGCCGACGAGATCACGCTCCTGGATGTGGCGCGCGCCGTGGACGGCGAGTTGATCACCCTGCGGGGAGAGTCACTGACCGGGCTCGACTATCCCGGTCCCGCCGCCGGTCTGCCCGGGGTGTGGCGTCGGATCGAAGCGGATGCCGCGGCGATCCTCGGCGGAACCACGCTGACCGCGCTGCTGCCCACCGACGCGGGGAGTCAGTTGAGCCGGAAGGGAGCGGCGTGA
- a CDS encoding DsbA family oxidoreductase yields MAGDPSVEVVEYTDPLCPWSWGSEPVLRRLRAALTGQVRWRRVYCILFDHDDDPAPDAAAETAWYSRYVEDISGHTHAPRALRLSRVAASSWPASLVAKAAELQGPEVAERVLRRLRETVFVLGEPADTPVLALSAARGVFGLDPARLASDAASAGVLERVRADHAEARRPVRELLSAQDGSPHPGAAKETPDGRYRYALPTLLLRSPAGVRAVPGWRSYEDYAVAVDTLAPGLLPDPVTLEAAQALDRYRSLTGPERELLTHGPWPPAGAVRIDTGNGPLWLHPAEAATHPATGRSAPAAP; encoded by the coding sequence ATGGCGGGTGATCCGTCGGTGGAGGTGGTGGAGTACACCGATCCGCTGTGCCCTTGGTCCTGGGGGTCGGAGCCCGTCCTGCGCAGGCTCCGTGCGGCTCTGACCGGCCAGGTCCGCTGGCGCCGCGTGTACTGCATTCTCTTCGACCACGACGACGACCCCGCACCCGACGCGGCGGCGGAGACCGCCTGGTACTCCCGTTACGTCGAGGACATCAGCGGCCACACACACGCGCCCAGGGCGCTGCGACTGAGCCGGGTCGCGGCGAGTTCATGGCCGGCCTCACTCGTCGCCAAGGCCGCCGAACTGCAAGGTCCCGAGGTGGCCGAGCGGGTGCTGCGCCGATTGCGGGAAACCGTTTTCGTCCTCGGCGAACCGGCCGACACACCGGTGCTCGCCCTGTCGGCCGCACGGGGTGTCTTCGGCCTGGATCCCGCCCGGCTGGCATCCGACGCGGCATCAGCCGGCGTACTGGAGCGGGTGCGTGCCGACCACGCCGAGGCACGTCGCCCGGTCCGCGAGTTGTTGTCCGCGCAGGACGGATCCCCGCATCCCGGCGCCGCCAAGGAGACCCCCGACGGCAGGTACCGGTACGCGCTGCCCACGCTGCTCCTCCGTTCGCCCGCAGGTGTTCGAGCGGTGCCCGGCTGGCGGTCGTACGAGGACTACGCCGTCGCGGTCGACACGTTGGCGCCGGGGCTGCTGCCGGACCCTGTGACGCTGGAAGCGGCGCAGGCCCTCGATCGGTACCGGAGCCTGACCGGCCCCGAGCGCGAGCTACTGACACATGGCCCGTGGCCGCCTGCCGGTGCCGTGCGGATCGACACCGGCAACGGCCCGCTCTGGCTGCATCCGGCGGAGGCCGCGACGCACCCGGCCACCGGTCGCAGCGCTCCCGCCGCGCCCTGA
- a CDS encoding ABC transporter substrate-binding protein gives MSGRLTPHHPRPNLRSAQRPERLRAAALGTVLVTLLAPALSACGGDAASAGGSSTLKWTSSYFPTHWDPVVGGSGAQFRELALVYASLTRTDESGKAVPDLAKSWEYNAKGDEITFHLRSGLKFSDGEPVDATAVKAAIERAKKQKNSALFGDLTSIKSVDAKGLDAVVHLSQVDYQIPQLFGQRVLQIASPKAAKSPEKLDQNPVGAGPFTVTQIVPGTKAVLKKNPDYWDAENIHIDNVELTSAPDSSTVVSGLQTGVYNFADIDPSQAGAAKKAGLDVFVQPGFNASNLSLNVNKAPFDNDKVVDAVRHAINRQEFVDKLTFGYGSVTNQPFPKGYVAYDPESENSYPYDPAKSKKLLTEAGYKPGKLKLNLVIPAEDPQAEIVQSQLAKVGITVTIKIDKNWATPFFAKDLTFSLYGTTGRDSAAQTLTAHFGPNGPLNLSSPYEPAGFEAAIAKVRQTPLDSPDYAKVLQAATRAGLESKALVFTYSQPNLIAKSKSISELPKNPAHIDWTGVTIDGN, from the coding sequence ATGTCCGGACGACTCACGCCGCATCACCCCAGGCCCAACCTCCGCTCCGCCCAACGACCCGAGCGGCTGCGCGCCGCGGCCCTGGGAACCGTCCTCGTCACCCTGCTCGCCCCCGCCCTCAGCGCCTGCGGCGGCGACGCCGCCTCCGCGGGCGGCAGCTCCACCCTGAAGTGGACCTCCTCCTACTTCCCCACCCACTGGGACCCGGTGGTCGGCGGCAGCGGTGCCCAGTTCCGCGAACTCGCCCTGGTGTACGCCTCGTTGACCCGCACCGACGAGTCCGGCAAGGCCGTCCCGGACCTGGCCAAGAGCTGGGAGTACAACGCCAAGGGTGACGAGATCACCTTCCACCTGCGGTCCGGCCTGAAGTTCAGCGACGGCGAACCGGTCGACGCGACCGCGGTGAAGGCGGCCATCGAACGCGCGAAGAAGCAGAAGAACTCGGCGCTCTTCGGCGACCTGACCTCCATCAAGTCCGTGGACGCCAAGGGGCTGGACGCGGTCGTCCATCTCAGCCAGGTCGACTACCAGATCCCGCAGCTGTTCGGTCAGCGCGTGCTCCAGATCGCCAGCCCCAAGGCGGCCAAGTCCCCGGAGAAGCTGGACCAGAACCCGGTCGGCGCGGGCCCGTTCACCGTCACGCAGATCGTGCCGGGCACCAAGGCGGTCCTGAAGAAGAACCCCGACTACTGGGACGCCGAGAACATCCACATCGACAACGTCGAACTGACCTCGGCCCCCGACTCCTCCACCGTCGTCTCCGGCCTGCAGACCGGTGTCTACAACTTCGCCGACATCGACCCCAGCCAGGCGGGAGCCGCCAAGAAGGCCGGGCTCGACGTCTTCGTCCAGCCAGGCTTCAACGCCTCCAACCTCAGTCTGAACGTCAACAAGGCACCGTTCGACAACGACAAGGTCGTCGACGCGGTCCGCCACGCGATCAACCGCCAGGAGTTCGTCGACAAGCTGACCTTCGGCTACGGCTCGGTGACCAACCAGCCGTTCCCCAAGGGGTACGTGGCCTACGACCCGGAGTCGGAGAACAGCTACCCCTACGACCCGGCGAAGTCGAAGAAGCTCCTCACCGAGGCGGGATACAAGCCGGGCAAGCTCAAGCTGAACCTGGTGATCCCGGCGGAGGACCCGCAGGCGGAGATCGTCCAGTCCCAGCTGGCGAAGGTCGGCATCACCGTCACCATCAAGATCGACAAGAACTGGGCGACACCGTTCTTCGCCAAGGACCTCACGTTCTCCCTCTACGGGACGACCGGCCGTGACTCCGCCGCGCAGACCCTCACCGCGCACTTCGGCCCCAACGGCCCGCTCAACCTCAGCTCGCCGTACGAACCGGCGGGCTTCGAGGCGGCCATCGCCAAGGTCCGCCAGACCCCGCTGGACTCGCCGGACTACGCCAAGGTCCTCCAGGCAGCGACCCGGGCCGGCCTGGAAAGCAAGGCGCTGGTCTTCACCTACTCCCAGCCGAACCTCATCGCCAAGAGCAAGTCCATCTCCGAACTGCCCAAGAACCCGGCCCACATCGACTGGACCGGCGTGACCATCGACGGCAACTGA
- a CDS encoding ABC transporter permease has translation MTTTEAQATPDVRRTVAAARTRHTLGRILVTLARSIAIFVPVFLVATFVTFALRSLSGLSPARIQLGEEATPEAIARVEAQWGLDRPFLVQYGDWFNGVLHGQLGASWTNGADISTLIGLGLGVSLSVATFALLIGVVAGFGLGTLAALRRTTWIDRAITGFVTAISVMPAFVVGIVLVAVFAVGLNLFPSAGYVPAEQGFGPWLAHITLPAVALSFDVVADVARQLRSSLVAAYSENYVTGAVVRGLSKRRIFFGHVLRNGLGPALATLGLKFPSLVGASVVTEWIFGLQGFGRFANDSAQAGDVPAVQGVLVVSIVLVVVFNLVVNLVLARVTPASQRGV, from the coding sequence ATGACGACGACGGAGGCTCAGGCCACACCCGACGTCCGTCGCACGGTCGCCGCGGCCAGGACGCGGCACACACTGGGCCGCATCCTGGTCACCCTCGCCCGGTCGATCGCGATCTTCGTGCCCGTCTTCCTGGTCGCGACGTTCGTGACGTTCGCGCTGCGATCGCTGAGCGGGCTCAGCCCGGCGCGGATCCAGCTGGGCGAGGAGGCGACACCAGAGGCCATCGCCCGAGTCGAGGCGCAGTGGGGCCTCGACCGGCCCTTCCTCGTCCAGTACGGGGACTGGTTCAACGGCGTCCTGCACGGACAGCTCGGAGCGAGCTGGACCAACGGCGCCGACATCTCCACACTGATCGGCCTCGGCCTCGGCGTGAGCCTGTCGGTGGCGACCTTCGCCCTGCTCATCGGCGTGGTCGCGGGGTTCGGCCTCGGCACGCTCGCGGCGCTGCGCCGCACCACCTGGATCGACCGCGCCATCACCGGCTTCGTCACGGCGATATCCGTGATGCCGGCCTTCGTCGTCGGCATCGTGCTCGTCGCGGTCTTCGCCGTCGGACTGAACCTGTTCCCCTCCGCCGGATACGTACCGGCGGAGCAGGGGTTCGGTCCGTGGCTGGCCCACATCACCCTGCCCGCCGTCGCGTTGAGCTTCGATGTCGTCGCCGACGTCGCCCGTCAGCTGCGCTCCAGCCTTGTCGCGGCCTACTCCGAGAACTATGTGACCGGCGCCGTGGTACGGGGATTGAGCAAACGCCGGATCTTCTTCGGCCATGTGCTGCGCAACGGTCTCGGCCCCGCGCTCGCCACCCTCGGCCTGAAGTTCCCCTCCCTCGTCGGCGCCTCCGTCGTCACCGAGTGGATCTTCGGCCTCCAGGGGTTCGGCCGGTTCGCGAACGACTCGGCCCAGGCCGGCGACGTACCCGCCGTGCAGGGGGTGCTGGTCGTGTCGATCGTGCTGGTCGTCGTGTTCAACCTGGTCGTCAACCTGGTGCTGGCGCGTGTGACGCCCGCATCCCAGCGGGGAGTGTGA
- a CDS encoding ABC transporter permease: MVRRVLALPSGRIAVVILVGIALLAAFGPLLAPQNPLATSDNTLAGTSGAHWLGTDYLGRDVLSRLLDGSRISVLGSLEVALTALVVGAVPGILSVYLGRAFEWITLRLADTLVALPFLLFAVAVIALLGNGLTQAMLVTGALVSPLFYRVSRAATLAVARSQYVEAAVISGASIGWVVRRHVWVKVLPPIAVALAQTIGVGFVIVSSLTFLGIGVQPPAPTWGGLLASDLGYLNQRPWAPIAPALLIMITVWACNLLADAIRDVSGEAGRALVNNRKARANRLDKADPAPAGGA, from the coding sequence ATGGTGCGTCGTGTACTCGCCCTGCCGTCCGGCCGGATCGCCGTGGTCATCCTCGTCGGGATCGCCCTTCTGGCCGCTTTCGGTCCGCTGCTCGCTCCCCAGAATCCGCTGGCGACCAGCGACAACACCCTTGCCGGCACCTCGGGCGCCCACTGGCTGGGCACCGACTACCTCGGCCGGGACGTGTTGAGCCGGCTCCTCGACGGCTCCCGGATCAGCGTGCTCGGATCCCTGGAGGTCGCGCTCACGGCGCTGGTGGTCGGCGCGGTGCCCGGCATCCTGTCGGTCTACCTCGGCCGGGCCTTCGAATGGATCACCCTGCGGCTGGCCGACACCCTGGTCGCGTTGCCGTTCCTGCTGTTCGCCGTCGCCGTCATCGCCCTGCTCGGCAACGGCCTCACCCAGGCGATGCTCGTCACCGGAGCGCTGGTCTCCCCCCTGTTCTACCGGGTGTCCCGCGCCGCCACCCTGGCGGTGGCCCGCTCGCAGTACGTGGAGGCCGCTGTCATCTCCGGCGCCTCCATCGGGTGGGTCGTACGCCGCCATGTATGGGTCAAGGTGCTGCCGCCGATCGCGGTCGCGCTCGCGCAGACCATCGGCGTCGGCTTCGTGATCGTGTCGAGCCTCACCTTCCTCGGGATAGGCGTCCAGCCGCCCGCGCCCACCTGGGGCGGTCTGCTCGCCTCCGACCTGGGCTATCTCAACCAGCGGCCCTGGGCGCCGATCGCCCCCGCACTGCTGATCATGATCACCGTCTGGGCCTGCAACCTCCTCGCCGACGCCATCCGCGACGTCTCGGGCGAGGCGGGCCGTGCGCTGGTCAACAACCGCAAGGCCCGCGCCAACCGGCTCGACAAGGCCGACCCCGCTCCCGCCGGAGGTGCGTGA
- a CDS encoding ABC transporter ATP-binding protein, translated as MTTLSEKLHVQPGETTRAPSADLPAPSAPVLSVRDVRISDRAGDREIVHGVSFSLTPGRAVGIVGESGSGKTLTCRAALGILPAHFEVTDGSIEIDGRDITHLSQTQWTALRGATISAVFQDPASYLNPSIRVGVQVAEVIRVKKGVRRREARRQAIDLLRAVHLRDPELVYGQYSFELSGGMLQRVLIAAAIAAGPRILIADEATTALDVTVQAEILDLLADLREQTGLALVVVSHDLAVVAQLCDEVLVLRQGEVVEQGPTRQVLHDPRHEYTRLLIAEHEQYGLEKFLVPKEDA; from the coding sequence ATGACGACGCTGTCCGAGAAGCTCCACGTCCAGCCCGGGGAGACCACGCGGGCCCCTTCCGCAGACTTGCCCGCCCCGTCGGCACCCGTGCTGTCGGTACGCGACGTACGCATCAGCGACCGGGCCGGCGACCGCGAGATCGTCCACGGCGTGAGCTTCTCCCTCACCCCCGGCCGGGCCGTCGGCATCGTCGGCGAGTCCGGCAGCGGAAAGACCCTCACCTGCCGTGCCGCGCTGGGCATCCTGCCCGCCCACTTCGAGGTCACCGACGGTTCGATCGAGATCGACGGCCGCGACATCACGCACCTTTCCCAGACCCAGTGGACGGCTCTGCGGGGTGCCACCATCAGCGCCGTCTTCCAGGACCCGGCGTCCTACCTCAACCCCTCGATCCGCGTGGGCGTCCAGGTCGCCGAGGTCATCCGGGTCAAGAAGGGTGTCAGGCGGCGCGAGGCACGCCGGCAGGCGATCGACCTGCTGCGTGCCGTGCATCTGCGGGACCCGGAGCTGGTCTACGGCCAGTACAGCTTCGAGCTGTCCGGCGGCATGCTTCAGCGGGTGCTGATCGCCGCGGCGATCGCCGCAGGCCCCCGGATCCTCATCGCCGACGAGGCCACGACCGCGCTCGACGTCACCGTCCAGGCGGAGATCCTCGACCTGCTGGCCGACCTGCGCGAACAGACAGGGCTCGCCCTCGTGGTGGTCTCCCACGACCTGGCCGTCGTCGCCCAGCTCTGTGACGAGGTCCTCGTCCTGCGCCAGGGCGAAGTGGTCGAACAGGGCCCGACCCGGCAAGTGCTGCACGACCCGCGGCACGAATACACCCGGCTGCTGATCGCCGAGCACGAGCAGTATGGCCTGGAGAAGTTCCTCGTACCGAAGGAGGACGCGTGA